The Ignavibacteria bacterium genome contains the following window.
ATATGTCATGGATACAAAAACGCAGACGAATCTCCTGAATTCACTCCACGCTGTCCCGCACGGTGTGATTAAAATGAGTCCCGATATTCCAGGTTTAGTAGAGACTTCTACAAATCTTGCAGTTGTTCAGACTGAAAACAATGAAGTTAAAATCGTTACAAGTCAGCGAAGTTCAGTTCAAACTGAGATTGAAGACATTGCAGATGTCGTTTCCGCAGTTTTTGACTTAGCAGGTGCAGAAGTTAAAATGGGAGATGGATATCCGGGCTGGAAGCCGAATGTCGATTCAGAAATCTTGAAAGTATTTAAGAGTTCATACAAAGATCTTTACGGAACAGATGCCGAGATCAAGGCAATTCATGCGGGATTAGAGTGCGGAATACTTGGTGAGAAATATCCAGGATTGGATATGATATCTTTCGGGCCGACGATGAATGATGTTCATTCACCGGATGAGAAATTAAAAATCTCAACAGTCGAACCATTTTATAATTTGCTGTCGAAGGTTCTTCAAAATATTCCGTCTAAATAAATTTAGTTAATACTGCTGCATGAAAAGTGCAGCAGTAAATATTTCCTAGTTCTGAAAGGTACGAATTAAATGGAACTAAAAACCTCACCTCCAGCATTTTATCGATGGACAGTACTTGTATTCATCAGTTTAGCAATGTTCGGCAATTATTATATTTATGACAGCATAGCACCGATTGCTGATTTACTAAAATCGCAATTAAGTTTTTCTGACGAGAATATCGGGCTTCTTTATACAAGCTACAGTATTGCTGCGATAGTCGTACTTTTAATAGGCGGTTATTTAATCGATAGATTTGGGACAAAACTTTCAACTCTTGTTTTTGGAATTCTCTGTTTCGTTGCTGCTGTGATTACTGCAGTTTCATCAGACTTTAATGTTATGATTGTTGGTAGACTGATTCTTGGATTAGGTGCCGAACCATTAATTGTTGCAGTTACAACTGCACTAGCAAAATGGTTCAAAGGCAAGGAATTGAGTTTTGCGTTTGGATTGAATTTAACGATTGCACGACTTGGTTCGTTTGCTGCTGATAATTCTCCGACTTGGGCGTCTGGTTCATATTTTAATTGGCAGGATCCTTTATTTCTTGCGATAATCATTTCGATCACTTGCGTTATTGGAGCGGTTGGATATTTCTTACTGGAACGGACTGCAGAAAAAAAATATATTCTTGGTGAGAAGGGTGAAGTCGATAAGCTCGATTTCAAAAACATGTTCAAGTTCAACAAATCGTTCTGGTACATTGTTGCACTTTGTATAACATTTTATTCTGCAATTTTTCCTTTCAGAAGTTTTGCAATTAAATTTTTCATTGAAGCACATGGAACAACTCGTGAGATGGGCGGCTTTTTGAATTCTGTTCTTCCATTTTCTGCAATGATAGCCACACCGCTTTTCGGATTGCTCGCTGATAAAATCGGAAAACGAGCTTTACTCATGACATTTGGTTCAATAATGCTTCTTCCAGTTTATTTGATGATGGCATATACTGATATCACGCTATACATTCCAATTGCGATGATGGGAATCGCTTTCTCACTCATTCCAGCAGTGATGTGGCCCTCTGTCGCATACATCGTTAAAGAAAATCGTTTGGGGACTGCTTATGCATTGATGACACTCATTCAGCAAATTGGTCTTGCAGGAATGAATTGGCTGATTGGTTCAGCAAATGATTTTGCTGGTGCGAGTGCTTCAAATCCTGATGGTTACAACCTTGGATTGTGGATCTTCTCAACGCTTGGATTCTTCGGATTGTTCTTTGCTTATATGTTGAGAAGAACTGAACTTGGTCCGCAAGGTCACGGACTTGAAAATAAAAAAATGAAATAAACCAGCGAGGATAATATGGATAAGAAATTATTAAACTCTTCCAAAATTGCGCTTGCAGATTGCATGGGACTTAAGAAAGATGAATCTCTTCTTATAATTTCTGATGAAGTGAAGAAAGAAATTGGTACAGCACTTTTCGAAGTTGGAAAAAAATTATGCAAGGAAGCTGTATACGTTGAAATGAAATCCCGTGAAATAAATGGCCAAGAACCGCCACCACCGATTGCAGAAATGATGAAGCAGTTTGATGTTGTGATTTGTCCAACTGCAAAATCTCTCACCCATACAAATGCACGGCGCGAGGCAGTGAAACTTGGTGTGAGAGTGGGAACTATGCCGGGAATTTCAAAACAAACAATGGTCAGATGCCTAAGTGCTGATTATGATCGAATTGTAAAAATGACAAATCTGCTGACAGAGATTTTGAGAGATGCTTCAGAGATACGGGTTACAAGCAAACTTGGAACAGACATCATCATGCCGATGAAAGGGAGAAAAGTTATTCCAAGTACCGGTGTACTGAAGAATAAAGGAGATAGCGGCAATCTTCCTTCTGGAGAAGTATATCTCGCACCATGGGAAGATAAAAGTAATGGAAAGGTTATTATCGATGGATCGATGGCTGGAATCGGTTTATTGAAGAAGCCAATTATAATTGAAGTCATCAATGGTTATGCGGAAAAAATTACCGGCGGAACCGAAGCAAAGAAACTAGTGAAAATGCTGGATAAAGCTGGGCGTGATGCTCGTGCTGTAGCTGAGTTTGGCATTGGGACAAACTATAAAGCAAAGATAATTGGACAAATTCTTGAAGATGAAAAAGTAATGGGAACAATTCACATCGCTTTCGGAAATAATGTTTCGATGGGGGGTAATATCACTGTGTCAAGTCATCTTGACGGTTTAGTGAAAAAGCCGAATGTTTTTGTTGATGGTGCTGCAATTATGGACCAAGGGAAGCTGCTGATTGATTAGCTAATTCACCAAAGAGTTCGCAGAGAAAAATTCAGATAAGAATCTTTTTTAGATAGTTGATTGCCGTTACCAACCGTTCGGTGACATCAGCAGTATATTCAGCATGGAGATATAGATTGGGGATTAAAATATCTGCAACAGATATTTTAGATTTGCACCTTGGTACCGAATACACTACAGAGCAAGAAGATAAAGTTAAAGATTCCGGAAGATTAGCTTTTAATTTAGGGAGTTCCAGAACCTTCAATCTCACAGCAGGTTTTAATGCAAGAATAAGTGACATTTTATTTGCATACACATTTATTTACAGAAATGAATTTTACGACTATCAGTCAATGAATTATTATGCAACAATAAGTCATTTAGTGAAATCTAATCCAATCGAACATAGGTTAATGTTAAGGCATGATTTGTAGTCAGAGAAGCTGAAATCCCTATCGGGAAATAACTCAAATTATTTGTTGTCACCGACCGGCCTGCCACGACATATAATTGTAGTGGCGGGTCGGTGACAACATCTAAGTAATCTTGACTAAACTAACAGCGAATCTAATTCCAATTCACTCCAAAAAAATCCTTTTCGAATCTTCATATTTTTTTTAATTTTGTACAATTATTTTAATTAACACTAAAGCATTCGAGTGAAACTGATTATGAGAGCTTCAAAAATACTTTTCCTTCTTTTTCTACTTCCGATTCAAATTGCTTTTGCTCAATTCACACTTACGGACACTACATTCGTAAATGATAATCTTGTAGATTCATCTCTGACAACAAGTGCAGACTGGAAATCTGAACCCGGAAAATTACTTCTGCAAACTGGCGAAAATGAGAATCTTGCAAGAAATAAATCTGCATATATTGTTTTTAGAAGCAGAAATTTACCGGTTGATACAGCCTCCAGAAATGCAAACAGGTTATTAGATGGATCATTCTTCTCGCCATCTTTTGTTCAGATTCTATCATTGAATGCCGGACCAGGCGGCGAAGGAACATACATTATGATCGATTTGCAGGCGATTCGGTCTGTTAATCGTGTAAAAATGTGGCAATTAGGATTTTATCCAAACGGACCGACAAATCTTCCAACCCACTTACGGGTAAGAGCATACACTATTTACGGTGGACTTGACACTCTTGCGATGGAAAAATTGGTACAGGTTCCGGAAAATACATTTGGAATAACAGATGATTTCTTCGAAAAAGTTGTTGATATTAGATTTCTGAAAATAACTGTTGATGTTCTTGATCAAGTACAAAGCACAGTCATTTCAGAAATTCAGGTTTTCGGGAAAGGGTATTTGCCTGAGGGATTTTATACCTCAACAGTGCGCGATCTTGGGCAGCCTGTAAATTTTTCGAAAGTAACATGGAACGCTGAAAAACCGGAAGACACACAAATATCTGTTAGACTCCGGACAGGACATACCGCAAAAGTAGATACTAATTGGAGTGATTGGAGAGAAGATTCAGCAACTGTGTCTGGGACTCTACTCCCGGTCTTTGAGCCAAGAAGGTATGTACAATACCAAATCAGATTGGGAACTCAAACCTTGTTCACTCCAAAAGTTGAAGACATATCTATTCACTACGATACAAAACTTGTTGCTCAATCGACTGATGCGAGCATTACTCCGCAGTATTCAACAATTCTGACTGAGAATATTTTTACATACAAAATTGTAATCAATAAGGGGTCAACAGATTATTCGATTGACACAATTGTCATCGGAACTCCAACGCCGAGTATATTGAATGACGTAACGATTAATGGAGTTAAAGTTTCTTACTCTGTGAATACTTTTTCAGATAGAATTATCATTGCATTGTCTAGTCCGATAACATCAACATCGACACTTGAAGCTAAAATTAAATGCACTCCATTCTTGGGAGTGAATAGATTTAGCTCGACATTGATTAGCAAAGATGCACCAGGCAATCCTCAGCGAGTCGATACAAAAAAATCCAGCGGAATTGAAGCTTGGAGTGTTCTAACAACAGATGTTCCAAAAAAATTATTAATTGATTATCGAATTGCTCCTAATCCCTTCACTCCCAACGGTGATGGAATAAATGATAAAACACAGTTGACATTTTTCCTTGCAAACATTGCTGAGCCAAGAGTTTTGATCGGCAATCAACTAAGAAAGTTGAATATTAAAATATTTGATTTGACGGGAAGATTAATTAAAAATTTGTATGACAGCGATGCTCGTGCTGCTGCATTTGTGGCTCAAA
Protein-coding sequences here:
- a CDS encoding aminopeptidase — encoded protein: MDKKLLNSSKIALADCMGLKKDESLLIISDEVKKEIGTALFEVGKKLCKEAVYVEMKSREINGQEPPPPIAEMMKQFDVVICPTAKSLTHTNARREAVKLGVRVGTMPGISKQTMVRCLSADYDRIVKMTNLLTEILRDASEIRVTSKLGTDIIMPMKGRKVIPSTGVLKNKGDSGNLPSGEVYLAPWEDKSNGKVIIDGSMAGIGLLKKPIIIEVINGYAEKITGGTEAKKLVKMLDKAGRDARAVAEFGIGTNYKAKIIGQILEDEKVMGTIHIAFGNNVSMGGNITVSSHLDGLVKKPNVFVDGAAIMDQGKLLID
- a CDS encoding major facilitator superfamily domain-containing protein 1, which produces MELKTSPPAFYRWTVLVFISLAMFGNYYIYDSIAPIADLLKSQLSFSDENIGLLYTSYSIAAIVVLLIGGYLIDRFGTKLSTLVFGILCFVAAVITAVSSDFNVMIVGRLILGLGAEPLIVAVTTALAKWFKGKELSFAFGLNLTIARLGSFAADNSPTWASGSYFNWQDPLFLAIIISITCVIGAVGYFLLERTAEKKYILGEKGEVDKLDFKNMFKFNKSFWYIVALCITFYSAIFPFRSFAIKFFIEAHGTTREMGGFLNSVLPFSAMIATPLFGLLADKIGKRALLMTFGSIMLLPVYLMMAYTDITLYIPIAMMGIAFSLIPAVMWPSVAYIVKENRLGTAYALMTLIQQIGLAGMNWLIGSANDFAGASASNPDGYNLGLWIFSTLGFFGLFFAYMLRRTELGPQGHGLENKKMK